The proteins below are encoded in one region of Nitrospira sp.:
- the htrA gene encoding putative periplasmic serine endoprotease DegP-like protein, whose protein sequence is MDHVTTIEAPAPRRVARRTSSPRLPVLVGALLALAMIAFDLPSRVVTHVAYAMERGRITANGEELSEAGQIANTFRMVARVARPGVVSIRSWSEAGLAELQRERAEVEKRIAAAGPNPSREEMRKLAEENRALREREQELRESFEQASGSGVVIDADGSILTNAHVIEGREKVRVRLYNRREFEAQVIGVDSQSDLAVLRIGAHDLHPLRFGNSDEMEVGDWVLAVGAPFGLSHTVSHGIVSAKGRTNIVPGWRMAFQDFIQTDAAINPGNSGGPLLNMRGEVIGINTAIATETGYSAGVGLAIPAKMAMNISEQLRATGVVKRGWLGISMMDVTDRTVDLFGGANYWGVLVDIVYEDSPAYRAGLRCEDMIISVDGADVRTTAAVLAVVGNMLPGDTAHVQVIRNGSLLEIPVKIGERPANIDAYVDTRNAIDAVSLDSLGVQARTMQPELWLFMARRPESRAIAIDAREHAERAGVLVRSVKREGSEAQSLQVGDLITAIDDAPTPTVATLRTRLEGRREARLDVTAPNGETRVVRVKLDE, encoded by the coding sequence ATGGATCACGTAACAACAATCGAGGCGCCCGCTCCGCGGCGTGTGGCCCGGCGGACCAGTTCACCGCGTTTGCCGGTCCTGGTAGGCGCGTTGCTGGCATTGGCGATGATCGCGTTCGACCTGCCTTCGCGGGTCGTGACCCATGTGGCCTACGCGATGGAGCGCGGCCGGATCACCGCCAACGGCGAGGAGCTGTCTGAGGCCGGGCAGATCGCGAATACGTTTCGCATGGTGGCGCGCGTCGCGCGGCCGGGCGTGGTGTCGATCCGCTCATGGAGCGAAGCGGGCCTGGCGGAGTTGCAGCGCGAACGCGCCGAGGTCGAGAAACGAATCGCCGCGGCCGGGCCGAATCCGTCCCGCGAGGAGATGCGCAAGCTGGCCGAAGAGAATCGCGCGCTTCGCGAGCGTGAACAGGAATTGCGTGAGTCGTTCGAGCAGGCGTCCGGCAGCGGGGTGGTGATCGACGCGGACGGGAGCATTCTGACCAACGCGCACGTCATCGAAGGCCGCGAAAAAGTCCGCGTTCGCCTCTACAACCGGCGCGAGTTTGAAGCGCAGGTGATCGGAGTGGATTCGCAAAGCGATCTGGCGGTGCTGCGGATTGGCGCGCACGATCTGCATCCGCTGCGGTTCGGCAATTCAGACGAAATGGAAGTCGGCGACTGGGTGTTGGCCGTCGGCGCGCCGTTCGGCCTATCGCATACCGTCTCGCACGGCATCGTCAGCGCCAAGGGGCGGACGAACATCGTCCCCGGCTGGCGGATGGCGTTTCAGGACTTCATCCAGACCGACGCGGCGATCAATCCGGGTAACTCAGGCGGCCCGCTGTTGAACATGCGTGGCGAGGTGATCGGCATCAATACGGCGATTGCGACCGAGACCGGGTACTCCGCCGGCGTCGGACTGGCGATTCCGGCCAAGATGGCGATGAACATCAGCGAGCAACTGCGCGCGACGGGGGTCGTGAAGCGCGGCTGGCTGGGTATCAGCATGATGGACGTGACCGACCGGACGGTCGACCTGTTCGGCGGCGCCAATTACTGGGGCGTCCTGGTCGACATCGTCTACGAAGATTCGCCGGCGTATCGCGCCGGATTGCGCTGTGAGGACATGATTATCTCCGTCGACGGGGCGGATGTTCGGACGACGGCGGCGGTGCTGGCGGTGGTCGGGAACATGCTGCCCGGCGACACGGCGCATGTACAGGTGATTCGCAACGGTTCGCTCTTGGAGATTCCGGTCAAAATCGGAGAGCGGCCCGCCAATATTGACGCGTATGTCGACACGCGCAACGCGATCGACGCCGTTTCGCTCGATTCGTTGGGTGTGCAGGCCCGCACGATGCAGCCGGAACTATGGCTGTTCATGGCGCGGCGACCGGAATCGCGCGCGATCGCGATTGACGCCCGCGAGCACGCGGAGCGCGCCGGCGTGCTGGTGCGGAGCGTGAAGCGTGAGGGGTCGGAGGCGCAGTCCCTTCAGGTGGGTGATCTGATTACGGCGATTGATGACGCGCCGACGCCGACCGTTGCAACGTTGCGGACGCGACTCGAAGGCCGACGCGAGGCGCGGCTTGATGTCACGGCGCCAAACGGCGAAACGCGCGTCGTACGCGTCAAGCTGGACGAATAA